ATCTTGTTCGCGTAGAGACGACATCGCCGACATAGAGAATGAACGCGAGAATGGCAAAGGCCAGTAATTGTGGCATCGTTCGAGAGCCTCCGCAGGGCTGATGACGCCGCTGGTCGTCCAGCAGCCGATCACGGTCAGATGGCCGAACACGCATCGCGACCGATCATGAATGCCGGATTTTTGATCCATATGGATGTATTTTGCAATGGATAATTGCCTACCCGGTGAGTATCGGTCTTGATCGAGGCAGGAGGCTTGAGAAGCGGTGGAGGGTGTCATGGGAACCGGAACGCCTTTGGACAGGCAGCAGATGCTGGAAGGGACGCTATCCTCGGATCTGCGATATCTGATGGCGGTCAGCTATATCGTGCTAGCCAATAATCAGGTGACCAACCGCTATATCGAGCGTCGATACGATATGCCGGTGCATGCATGGTCCACACTTTATGCCATCGTCACCTATCCCGGCCTACGCGCGAAGGATATTCAGCACCTCTTTCCCCGGCCGCAGAACACGATCAGCCGGGTGGTGGCGCTTCTGGAGCGCCGGGGATTGGTTCGCCAAGTCGTATCCGATCAGGATGGGCGTGCCAAAAGCCTGCTGCCGACCCCGGCGGGAACCAGGCTGCTGGACGAAATCAAGGCAAAAGCTCTTGAACGTCAGAACGAGATGTTCAGCGTGCTGGACGATGAAGAGCGTCAGACATTCCTGGAACTGTGTCGCAAGATTGCGGCCGGGGATCGGTTATGTGCCTCCGAGGCGATGAAAGAGTCATAGAGGTATCGGCCTCAGCTCTTAACTGCCTCGATGCGCCGCGCCCGCACTTGCGATGTCCTGCGGATGAATGCAACGATGAAGAGTGCGGTCAAAATCAGGATGATCGTCGGGGCGGGGGCGCTGTCCAGGAAGAAACTTAGGTAAACGCCACTCAACATCGCGACAAGGCAGACCAACACCGCCACCGCCAGCATCCGGCCGAAACTGCGCACCAACAGGAAGGCGATTGCACCTGGGGCGATCAGCAAGCCGACCGCCAGGATGAGGCCAGTTGCGGAAAGCGTTGCGACAATGGTCAGGGACAGGATCGTCAGAAGGCCGTAATGCAGGATCGCGACCGGCAGGCCGGATGCCTGGGCCTGAGCGGGATCGAAGGCGTGCAGCATCAGGTCTTTCCATTTTAGCAGCAGCGCCACCGACACGAACAGCGCGATCAGGCCGGCCGTCCACAGATCCTGAGTACCAACCCCGAGCATGTTGCCGAACAGAATGTGATCGAGATGAACATCCGTGGTGATCGAAGTATAGATGACGATTCCCAGTCCGAACATGCCGGAGAATACCACCCCCATGACGGTGTCCTGCTTGACCCGGCTGTTATTCGACAGATAGCCCGTGGCCAGGGCAGTCAGCATGCCGGCACCGAAAGCGCCGAGGATCAGCGGGAACCCCATGATATAGGCCAGCACGATTCCCGGCAGCACCGCGTGGCTGACAGCATCGCCCATCAATGCCCAGCCCTTCAGCACCAGGAAACAGGACAACAGCGCCGTCGGCACGGCGACCATTGCCGCGATCAGGAAGGCTTTCTGCATGAAGGGAAATTGAAACGGCATCAAAAGCGTGTCGATCATGACGCCACCTCGTCCTTGTGCAATGACGCGGCAGCCTTGGCCTTGGCAGCCAGCAGGCCATGCTTCGGAGCCCAGACGAAAGCTGCCAGGAAGATCAGTGTCTGCAGGCAGACGATGATCCCGCCCGTTGCCCCGTCGAGGAAATAGCTGAGATAGGCACCGGTGAAACTAGAAATTGTACCGATCGCCACCGACACCAGGATCAGTCGCGGAAACCGGTCGCAGAGCAGATAGGCGGTGGCCCCCGGCGTCACCACCATGGCAATGACCAGGAAAGCCCCCACAGTCTGCATCGCCGCGACCACGCAAGCCGATAGCAGGATGAAGAAAACTGCCTTCAACAGGCCGGGGCGAAGGCCGATGGAACGCGCGTGGCTTTCATCGAAGAACACCACCATCAGGTCTTTCCATTTCAGCAACAACACGGCCAGTGAAACGAAACCGATGATGGCAAGCTGCAAGGTGTCTTCGGGTGTGATCGCGAGGATATTGCCCATGGTAATGGTCTGGATCGAGATCGCCATCGGGTTGATCGACACCAGGAACAGGCCCAGGCCGAAGAACGAGGTGAAGATCAGCCCGATCACGACATCGACCTTGAGCCCCGACCTGTCGGACAGGAACAGCATGGCCGCCGCCGCCAACCCGCCCGACAGGAACGCCCCCAAGGCAAAGGGCAGGCCCAGCATATAGGCACCCGCAACCCCCGGCACGACGGAATGGGACAGCGCATCGCCGATCAGCGACCAGCCTTTCAGCATCAGATAAGATGACAGGAACGCACAGACTCCCCCCACCAGGGCCGAGACCCACATCGCGTTGGTCATGTAACCATAGCTGAAGGGTTCGAGCAGAAGGTTCATTCGGACTCCTCCCGCGTATGGGTCCGGTCGCCATATTGCACCAGCGGCCGTTCATCATCCGACAGGATGGTGACGTGACGCGGATCGGCATCGTCATGAAGCGCCTCTCCGCCCAGTGTGATGTGACGCAGGACCCCGCCGAAGGCCGTTTCGAGATTGTCGCGGGTAAAGGTCGTCTCGGTCGGCCCATAGGCAAGCACCGTTCCATTGACCAGGACCACCCGATCGCAGAACTCGGGCACCGAACCCAGGTTATGGGTGGAAACCAGCATCACCCGACCCTCGTCGCGCAATTCGCGCAGCAATGCGATGATCTGCTCTTCGGTCTTCACGTCCACGCCGGTGAAAGGCTCGTCCAGCAGGATCACCTGCCCGTTCTGTGCCAGCGCGCGAGCCAGAAAGACACGCTTCTTCTGTCCCCCCGACAGCTCACCGATCTGACGATGGCGATACTCCTGCATGTTCACACGAGCCAATGCAGAGTCCACGGCATCGCGATCGGTTTTCGAAGGGCGGCGCAAAAAGCCCATATGGCCATACCGCCCCATCATCACGACATCCTCGACAAGTACGGGAAACGACCAGTCCACCTCCTCGGCTTGCGGGACATAGGCGACAAGATTCTGCTTCAAGGCCCGCGCCACATCCATTCCGAGCAGGCTGATCTCTCCTTCAGCCACGCGAACGAAGCCCATGATGGCCTTGAACAACGTCGATTTCCCGGCCCCGTTCACACCAACCAGTGCCGTGACCGTTCCGCGGGGAATCTGAAAGCTCGATTGCCGCAACGCTGTGTGCCCGTTGCGATAAATGACCGTGATCTCGCGGGCATCGATACCACTGCCAGGATCGGTTTCTGCGTCAACGGGAACAGTTTGATTGTCGCGCATCATATCAATCTTTCTGCCGGAAGGCCGTCTCCCGGACTCAATTCTTGTCAGCTGTAAGACCGTCGGCAATCGTCCTGGAGGTCACGGTCAGGAGTTCCAGATAGCTCGGCACGGGACCGTCGGGCTCGGACAGGCTGTCGACATACAGGACTCCGCCATATTGCGCGCCCGTCTCGCGCGCGACCTGCTCCGCTGGCGCGGTGTTCACCGTGCTTTCGCAGAACACGACCGGAATGTCGTGCTCTCTCACCCCGTCGATCACCGCCCGCACCTGCTGCGGCGTGCCCATCTGATCGGAATTCATCGGCCAGAGGTATAGCTCCTTCATACCGAAATCGCGGGCGAGATAACTGAACGCCCCCTCGCAGGTGACCAGCCATCGCTGCGCCTCGGGCAGTTCGGTGATCTGTTGACGCAGGGGTTCGAGCGTGGCCCGCAGCTCTTTCTTGTAAGTTTCGGCGTTCTTCGCATAGGCGGTGGCATTGCCGGGGTCATGTTCTGCAAAGGCGGCTTCGATATTGTCGATATAGATCATCGCATTGTCGATGCCCATCCAGGCATGTGGATTCGCCTTTCCCTCATAGGAACCCGACGCGATCGAAATCGGATCGATTCCTTCTGTCAACGTGACCGAAGGGACTTCGCTCAGATTGGACAGGAACTGCTCGAACCACAATTCGAGATTCAGCCCGTTCCACAGGATCAAGTCCGCATCCTGCGCCCGGACGATATCCTGTGGCGTCGGTTCATAGCCATGAATCTCGGCGCCAGGCTTGGTGATCGACACCACCTCCGCTGCGTCGCCCGCCACATGCCGCGCCATATCAGCAAGAACGGTAAAGGTCGTCACCACCTTCATCCTGTCTTCGGCCCATGCAGCACCGGCAAACAACGCCGAAGCCGTCGCCGTGGCAAGAAGCCGCCTCACCGAAGAATTCATCTGATTTCCTTTCATGGGTTGAGGGATCACCGCCATGTAAATGCAACGCATTCGCAATAGTCAAGAAGAATGCGACGCATTCGCATTTTGTTGTCCGCCCGGTCGGATCGAGTTAAGGAGTATATTCGACACAGGAGAACGCAGGATGTGCGCTGATATCACTGACCTTGCCCAAGCTTTGCGCGACGCCGGTCTGCGGGCAACCCAACAGCGAACGGTCCTGCTGTCGATCCTGATGGAATCGGCGGATCACCCCAACGCGGACGAGTTATACGCCCGCGCCAAGACCATCGATGATTCGGTATCCTTGGCGACCGTCTATCGCACTCTCTCGGCGCTGGAAGAGGCTGGCCTGATTCGCAAGCTCAGTTTCGAGAATGAGCCCGCGCGCTTCGAGATCACACCTGTCGCCGAGCATGACCACCTGGTCGATATCGACAGTGGAGAGGTGATCGAACTAAGCAGCGAGGAAATCACCCGGCTGCGGCAGGAACTGGTCGAGCGCATGGGATACGAAATCCTGAGCCAGCATACGTTAATACGGGCACGGAAGAAGCCAGGCTAGAGCGAGTTCGGCTTTCGGAAAACTTGATGCCTCAATCCCGAACCAGCGCGGATTTGGTGGATTCGGGCCAATGCGCATAGGGCAGTACGGCGCCGTCATTGCGGCTTTGACTGACCCGCGACAAATCTATTTGGGCCGTGACCCATCCGGGGCGGTCCATCTCTCCCTCGGCAATGATCCCCGTTTCCGGCCAAAAACCATCGGGCGGGCCGTAGATGGCGGCGCGCCCGCGGTTCTCGTCCACCGCCGGCATCCAGTCGCAGGAACCTACGGTCGGAGCCTGCACCACGACGCATTGGCTTTCCAGCGCCCGCGCCATCGCGCCGATGCGGACACGATGGAAGCCCGCGATCGTATCGGTGCAGCTTGGCACGAGGATCAGCTCGATCTGCGCTTCGGCCAAGACCCGTCCCAGCAAGGGGAATTCGCTGTCATAACAGATCAGGATGCCGATTCGACCCAGATCCGTATCGAAAACGCGCAGGCCCGAGGCGCCTGTGACATTCCAGTCTTCGCGTTCGAACCGAGTCATGATCTGCTTGTCCTGATAGCCGATACAACCACCGGGACCATACAGAACCGCACGGTTCACCGGCCGGTCACCCGCGAACACCGGACCCGAGGCCGCAAGGATATGACAGCCATGCCGTGCCGCCAGCTTCTGATGCAGATCGCCAACCGCATCCGTATGGCGAGCAACCTCGTGCAGGGATGCTTCCAGATCGCTCGCCACTTCGGCCCCGCCCAGCGAGGCAAGTTCCATCGCGCCATATTCGGGGAATACCAGCAGGTCAGCACCTTCGGCCTTCTCGACCCAGGATGTCAGCTTGACTTCATATTCGGAGAAGCTGTCGAACCAGTCTAACGAGTAAGCGGCGGTGGCGATCTTCACAATTGCCTCATCCAGAATTGCAGTGGTTTCTCGGTTTGATCCGAATCTCCGACATCTTTCCACGAAAAACTTGCGGTGACACCCGGTAGCGGCGCATATCCCCGCTTGCGCCAAAAGCCGTCCAGGGGACGGTAATCCGCAGGCCGCGCCGGATGGTCGGCAGGACGCACGACACTGCAAAAAGCGCAATAACGCGCGCCCAACGCTCGGGCATGAGCCTCGCGCGCATCAAAGAAGGCATGTCCCAAGCCATGTCCGCGATATTCCGGCAGCAATACCGACTCCGCACAATAGAAGATATCCGCCAGCGGTTCTGGCCGGCCCTTGAATGCAGCGGCAAAATCATTGGCATGATCGGTCATGGGCGCCCCAGTCGACGCCCCGATGATCCTGGTTCCGTCCAGGGCAGCTACGACCACGGCCCCCGGCGATTGATAGGCGGTGAGGTAGTTCCGCTCATAATCCAGATCGCCATCATAGAGATAAGGCCAGGCACGGAACACGGCGATACGCAGACGGGCGACATCGTCCAGCGCCGCTTCAAGCGCTTCGCCGGTCAGAACGCGCGTCGCAATGCTCATGCGCCGACCTGCCGGGTCCATTCACCAAGGTTGTAATAGGTCGTGACGCGCGAAATCTTGCCGTCGCGGACTGTGAAAAACGACCCGGCGGGCAGGCGATATTTCTGACCGTTCGCGGGCGGCAGCCCCTCATCAGTCTTGAGATAGGTGCCGTTCACGATGAATTCCGCCGCTGCGCGATCGCCATCGTCATTGGTGAAAACCACCATATCCGTCAGGTTCTCACGATAGCATTCACTCATATGCGCATTGAATTCTGCGAACAGTTCCTTGCCCTTACGAATTTCCCCCTCGTTGACATGATGTTCGATCTCGTCATGCAGCAGGTCCAGCATCCGGTCGGTCTGGCCAGCATTGAAGGCGTCGAAATAGGCTGCGATCAGCGATTTGGTATCCATGCGAATCTCCGTGTTTTCCTGACTGATCTAGCGGGCCCGAGCGGTCGCGTCACCTCCGCCCAAGGGACCAGACAGACTTGATTTCCGCATATAAGCTGTTAGCGCTACGAACGACTTCTGCGTAAAAAGGGAACGCGTTCATGAACGATCAGAACAAGCTTGGTCACCGTGAGATCACTTGCTTCAAGGCATATGATGTGCGGGGCGAGTTGGGTGTCAATCTAGACCCGGATGTCGCCTACCGGATCGGCCGGGCCTTTGCCGAAGCCCGGAACGCCAAACGTGTTGTCGTGGGACGCGACAGCCGCGCAAGTTCTCCTGAATTGGCAGAGGCGCTGATCCGCGGGCTGACCGATGGCGGAGCGGATGTTCTGGATATCGGGCTGGCGGGTACTGAAGAAGTGTATTTCCACACCGGATTCCACGACACGGATGGCGGGATCGAGGTGACCGCTTCGCATAACCCGATCAATTACAACGGTATGAAAATCGTTGGGCGCGGCTCTGCCCCGCTGGACCCGGCCACCGAATTGCCGCCGATCGTCGATCTGGCAACGTCGGGCGATTTCACCCAGGCTTCCAAAAAGGGCGAGATCACCGATTTCAGCCATGCGAGGGCCGATTACGCCAAGGCGATGGCCGATTTCGTCGATATCGGCGCGCTGAAACCGATGAAAATCCTGGTCAATGCCGGGAATGGTACCGCAGGCCCGACCTTTGACGCCATTGCCGATGAATTGCAGCGCCGCGGCGCCCCGCTGACCTTCGTACGATTGCATCATGATGTCGATTCCAGCTTTCCGAATGGCATTCCCAATCCGTTGTTGCCGGAAAACCAGCCTCCGACGGTTCAGGCCGTCAAGGACGAGAATGCCGATCTGGGCGTCGCATGGGATGGTGATTTCGACCGTTGCTTCTTCTTTGACGAAAATGGCCGCTTCATCCCCGGCGAATATATCGTCGGGCTATTGGGCGCGGCGTTCCTCGAGAAATCGCCGGGCGAAAAGGTTGTGCATGATCCCCGCGTGATCATGAACACCCGCGCCATGATCGAAACAGCAGGCGGCGAAGCCGTCGTCAGCAAGACCGGCCACGCCTTCATCAAGCGCAAGATGCGTGATGTCGGTGCAATCTACGGCGGCGAGATGTCGGCCCATCACTATTTCCGCGATTTCTACTATTGCGACAGCGGCATGATCCCTTGGCTGCTGATGATCGAACTTCTCGCGCGCAAAGGAAAGACGCTGGCCGAATTGCTGTCGGAACGGATGACACTCTATCCTTCTTCCGGCGAGACAAATTACACGATCGACGACCCCGATGCCGCGATTGCGCGCCTGATCGAGCGTTACGAGGCGCAGGCCGAAAGCAGGGACGATCTGGACGGTGTATCGCTGAATTTCGGCAATTGGCGCTTCAACCTGCGCAAATCGAATACCGAGCCGGTCGTTCGCCTGAACCTCGAATCCGATGGCGATGCCGAACTGGTGGCCGAGAAACAGGCCGAATTGGCCGCGTTGCTGAAGGGCTGATCCCGGGTGAACAGGCTGCGCCAGCCGTGGCGCAGCCTATTGCTTAGGAGATTTGGGAAAACCGAAGGCGATATAATCTCGCATATAGGCAGAACGAGCGGCCGAGATCAGATCCTTGTCAGACAGGAACGCAGGATAATTGCCCGGTTCCAGCTTTTCCATTTGCGGATCAGGAATGTCAGCTGTCTTGCAAAGATACGCAATGTCGTCCTCGAGCCGTTCCTCGCGCAGAAGCATATCGGGCTGGGCAAAGCGTCCGAAACCACCAAGAACGGCCGATTGCGTGGCCCAATGTGGATGTGTTGGCAATGTCGTCTGGCCACTCAGGTTTCGCCCCAGAAACTCCAGAAAGTCGCGGAACAGGGGCATGACCTGATCATCGTTCAGCTCGGCCAGCGCGGCATCTTCCGGCAAGGGGACGCGATGGGTTTCGCGCATCAATTGTCGCAATTCGGGCTTCGCCTCTGACAGCAGCTGCAGGAATGCATCCCAAGCCCGATGAAGGGGATGCCGTAGAATGGTGAAACTGCGATGTCCGGGATGCTGACGCTTCCATTGGCGCAAGCTGCTTTGCGTATAGTCGCGCGTGACCTGGCCCAAGCCCTTGAACCATTCCTGCTGGCTGATCGTGACACCCCCTTTGATCGGCATATAGATCAGCCCTGACCCCGCCTCGCTGGTTGTGAAACTGGGAACGGTTGGACCTCGCCGGGGTTCGAAATTCGGGACCTGGCCAAGTGCGAAAGGGTCCAGCTGGTGCAGATCGGCCTGCATCTCCTGGAAATTCGAGACCTTGTCTTCCATCGAGCGCGGGTTCTGCGGCACCTGATCGCTGGCCGGATCGACCCGTTGCAGATCGGTGCGCCCCAGCCAGTGCATAAGGCCGGTCATCACCTCGCTATCCCTCAGGTCACTATATCCCAGCCAAAAACTGCTTTGACCGCTAGTTTGAAGGCGATGCATGACACGTAGCTGGAATTCCCGGATATCCGACAACATTTGCCGGAACTCTTCACCATCATATTTTATCGATGCAGGAATAGGGGTTTCAGTCTCGTTCAGTTTCCATTGGTTGGTTTCCCATGCCAGCCGGGTCGAGACATAGCTTTCCAGAGGATTGCGGGTCAGGATGATTTTCGCACAAAGCCGATCATCCATGATCGCGTCGAATACGCGCGGATCGTGATCGTGAAAATAGCGAAACCCCGGCAAATGCCCGGGCTTGTCGAACAGCTTGTTTAGCAACAGTATCGGATCTGCCTCACGCTCCTCACGCGTGATGCCCTGCAACTCGTCCTTGTCGGGCCAGCCCATCATGTAAGGATTGAACGCCTCGCCAAAGCAGGTGACCTTCTTGATCGCGTTCAGCGTCGCTTCCAGGAGGTTCGAGCCGGTGCGCATCTCGGCAAAAATCACAAAACTACGGAAATTCTCGGCCATCAAATATTGTTCCTCGCCAGTATATGGGACGCTTTCGTGATCGGCTGATCGCCGGTCAGATGAGGATGCAGGCCGGAATTGCGCAGACGCTGCAGATGTTCCGGTAATCCAGCTATATCGCGCATTGGGGGCAGTTCCGTCACCGGCTTGGCATCCGGATCGATCTGACTCAACACCTTATCCAGTATCGCCTGCGGTCGGGCAATGAAATCGTTGAATTCCCAGAGTTGCACACGCGCCTTTACCCAGACTGAATTCAGCACCTGCAACTGCTCCATTTCAGTGCGTTGCAGCATAGCGGTAATACGACGAACATCGTCGAACGGCATATCCATATCCAACAGGGGCAAATTCCACGCCCCGGTGACGACAACCAGATACGCGTTTGGATCCGTTGCCATGAACCAGTTCAGCTCTTGGTTGTCGCGCGGGCTGAACTGAAATACCTGCATGCGCTCGGTCACGCGGATCAGCGCGGTCAGGAAACGCTGCGGATCGTAATCACGAACAACCGCACTGGACGAAAGCGCACCGGGTCCGATTTCGGGACGGCCAGCAAACTCTACCATTTCCGGCCCAAGAAGGTGCCCATGAACATCGCCCGGCATATGTTCGCGCAACCAATCCTCGAAACCCGGGAATATGTCAGTCATCCCCTGAAATACCGCATATGGGGCAGCGGTTTTGCCGTTTTCCGCATCCTTGCGGGGAAAACGGCTCTGCATATAAAGCCCCGGTCTCCCCAGAATGCGTCTGCTCAGAGTACGCGCGATCATTCTCTCGATATTGGCAGGCTGCGGCGGTGTCAGGTCGGGTTCTGGACCTGCTGGTCTTGGAAAATATTCAAGCAATCGTGCCGCACCCGGCCAGATCTTTCGGGCGACGAAACAATTGGCTTCCTCCAATGCGTGCAAATGGTCGTCATAGGCCAGATAAGGCCGCCCCCGATGGTCGAACCTCGCGAATGTCAGCGAACGGCTTTCAATGTCGCTCGAATGGCGTCGTGCCAATGTCTGGAAATAGCTTTCATCCGGAATCCAGCAGCGGCGAAAGAAGCGATCATACTCCCTGCGGCGCGGATCGTTGAGAATCGCGCGCAAGGTCCTTGCCGTAAGACACCACCACTGCGACCCTAGATGCGGCGTCAATCCCCGAGGCAATTTACGCCTGACACCTAATTTGCGTTGTATTGCGACGCAGCGATCGAACAGCTTCCGGTGTTTACGCCAATCGATCGGGAAATAGAGGGTGAAACGCTCTTCGTTCAGACCGCCGATGACCCAACCAACTTCATTCGTATCAACGCTTTCGATGTAGTCACGCCCGGGATTCGCAGCCAGGAAGGCGGTCAAGTCGGAGACCGAGCGCAATGGCAGACAAGACCCCGAGGCCAGATAGACATGCGTGCACTCGGGATATGCCTCGAGCAGCTGGCCGGCAGCGTGTTGCGTCGCCGCGATCAGGCTGAACCGGCCCCAATTGCAACGTACCCGCTGCGAATACAGGATGTCCGGCAGGTCCGACAGGTTGCGCTTCATTTCGGCAGCCTTGGCGGCGGGAACCTTGGCATCGATATGGATCACGACCTTCGCCCCACCATCGGCCCAGATCCGCGCCATCCGTGCGGCCATCGGCAGATTCGCGTGGCATAGAAGCACCACGCCCAGCTTCCCCCCGTCGGTCATGGCCAGTTTCCACTCGAAATCAGGCCGAGATCTTCAAGCTGCCGCCAATCTTGATACTCACGCGACTCGCTGCACCATAGATGCGCGCCCTCCTGCAATCCGGCGTGATAGGCCCGATACTCCTGGCTATTCGCATAATGCTGGCCACGGTCCAGCTCTTCCGCCGATTTATCCGCGAATGTGGACAGGAATTTGGCATGCAGCAGGCATCCGGACGCCATCTCACCGCCATCCTCATCATAAACCCAGTTCAGGGATCGTGGCAGCAGCATATGGGTCGAACTGTAATATACATATCGCCGGTTCCAATTCACCAACGGGATCTTGTTCAATGCTGGTCCCGATTTCGGATCATATGAAAAGAAGGTTCGCGTTCTCGGGCCGCCCTGTATCCACAGATTGCCAAGATAACTGTTCTTGCGCATTGAGTAGTTGGCCGGGTCAAACCAGCGTGCGATCTCGAACGGATTCTGCCCTTCCCGGTATATCTTCTCGTCCAGCGCGCCCTTGGGATACATATCCAGTAGCATCGCCGGAAATGACCGCCGGCCTGAATCCGCCAGCCAATCTGTCAGCGCCGTCAACGGGCGATCGTCGCAACGGGGATAGACAAGGAACTCGTCGGGATCGACGGTCAGGCACCAATGTCCGTGCCCGTAGCGGAACAACAGCCAACCCAACC
This region of Paracoccus saliphilus genomic DNA includes:
- a CDS encoding metal ABC transporter substrate-binding protein → MNSSVRRLLATATASALFAGAAWAEDRMKVVTTFTVLADMARHVAGDAAEVVSITKPGAEIHGYEPTPQDIVRAQDADLILWNGLNLELWFEQFLSNLSEVPSVTLTEGIDPISIASGSYEGKANPHAWMGIDNAMIYIDNIEAAFAEHDPGNATAYAKNAETYKKELRATLEPLRQQITELPEAQRWLVTCEGAFSYLARDFGMKELYLWPMNSDQMGTPQQVRAVIDGVREHDIPVVFCESTVNTAPAEQVARETGAQYGGVLYVDSLSEPDGPVPSYLELLTVTSRTIADGLTADKN
- a CDS encoding ketosteroid isomerase-related protein, whose translation is MDTKSLIAAYFDAFNAGQTDRMLDLLHDEIEHHVNEGEIRKGKELFAEFNAHMSECYRENLTDMVVFTNDDGDRAAAEFIVNGTYLKTDEGLPPANGQKYRLPAGSFFTVRDGKISRVTTYYNLGEWTRQVGA
- a CDS encoding metal ABC transporter permease is translated as MNLLLEPFSYGYMTNAMWVSALVGGVCAFLSSYLMLKGWSLIGDALSHSVVPGVAGAYMLGLPFALGAFLSGGLAAAAMLFLSDRSGLKVDVVIGLIFTSFFGLGLFLVSINPMAISIQTITMGNILAITPEDTLQLAIIGFVSLAVLLLKWKDLMVVFFDESHARSIGLRPGLLKAVFFILLSACVVAAMQTVGAFLVIAMVVTPGATAYLLCDRFPRLILVSVAIGTISSFTGAYLSYFLDGATGGIIVCLQTLIFLAAFVWAPKHGLLAAKAKAAASLHKDEVAS
- a CDS encoding Fur family transcriptional regulator yields the protein MCADITDLAQALRDAGLRATQQRTVLLSILMESADHPNADELYARAKTIDDSVSLATVYRTLSALEEAGLIRKLSFENEPARFEITPVAEHDHLVDIDSGEVIELSSEEITRLRQELVERMGYEILSQHTLIRARKKPG
- a CDS encoding phosphomannomutase, yielding MNDQNKLGHREITCFKAYDVRGELGVNLDPDVAYRIGRAFAEARNAKRVVVGRDSRASSPELAEALIRGLTDGGADVLDIGLAGTEEVYFHTGFHDTDGGIEVTASHNPINYNGMKIVGRGSAPLDPATELPPIVDLATSGDFTQASKKGEITDFSHARADYAKAMADFVDIGALKPMKILVNAGNGTAGPTFDAIADELQRRGAPLTFVRLHHDVDSSFPNGIPNPLLPENQPPTVQAVKDENADLGVAWDGDFDRCFFFDENGRFIPGEYIVGLLGAAFLEKSPGEKVVHDPRVIMNTRAMIETAGGEAVVSKTGHAFIKRKMRDVGAIYGGEMSAHHYFRDFYYCDSGMIPWLLMIELLARKGKTLAELLSERMTLYPSSGETNYTIDDPDAAIARLIERYEAQAESRDDLDGVSLNFGNWRFNLRKSNTEPVVRLNLESDGDAELVAEKQAELAALLKG
- a CDS encoding manganese/iron ABC transporter ATP-binding protein produces the protein MRDNQTVPVDAETDPGSGIDAREITVIYRNGHTALRQSSFQIPRGTVTALVGVNGAGKSTLFKAIMGFVRVAEGEISLLGMDVARALKQNLVAYVPQAEEVDWSFPVLVEDVVMMGRYGHMGFLRRPSKTDRDAVDSALARVNMQEYRHRQIGELSGGQKKRVFLARALAQNGQVILLDEPFTGVDVKTEEQIIALLRELRDEGRVMLVSTHNLGSVPEFCDRVVLVNGTVLAYGPTETTFTRDNLETAFGGVLRHITLGGEALHDDADPRHVTILSDDERPLVQYGDRTHTREESE
- a CDS encoding sulfotransferase family 2 domain-containing protein, which produces MAENFRSFVIFAEMRTGSNLLEATLNAIKKVTCFGEAFNPYMMGWPDKDELQGITREEREADPILLLNKLFDKPGHLPGFRYFHDHDPRVFDAIMDDRLCAKIILTRNPLESYVSTRLAWETNQWKLNETETPIPASIKYDGEEFRQMLSDIREFQLRVMHRLQTSGQSSFWLGYSDLRDSEVMTGLMHWLGRTDLQRVDPASDQVPQNPRSMEDKVSNFQEMQADLHQLDPFALGQVPNFEPRRGPTVPSFTTSEAGSGLIYMPIKGGVTISQQEWFKGLGQVTRDYTQSSLRQWKRQHPGHRSFTILRHPLHRAWDAFLQLLSEAKPELRQLMRETHRVPLPEDAALAELNDDQVMPLFRDFLEFLGRNLSGQTTLPTHPHWATQSAVLGGFGRFAQPDMLLREERLEDDIAYLCKTADIPDPQMEKLEPGNYPAFLSDKDLISAARSAYMRDYIAFGFPKSPKQ
- a CDS encoding MarR family winged helix-turn-helix transcriptional regulator, with protein sequence MGTGTPLDRQQMLEGTLSSDLRYLMAVSYIVLANNQVTNRYIERRYDMPVHAWSTLYAIVTYPGLRAKDIQHLFPRPQNTISRVVALLERRGLVRQVVSDQDGRAKSLLPTPAGTRLLDEIKAKALERQNEMFSVLDDEERQTFLELCRKIAAGDRLCASEAMKES
- a CDS encoding carbon-nitrogen hydrolase family protein; the encoded protein is MKIATAAYSLDWFDSFSEYEVKLTSWVEKAEGADLLVFPEYGAMELASLGGAEVASDLEASLHEVARHTDAVGDLHQKLAARHGCHILAASGPVFAGDRPVNRAVLYGPGGCIGYQDKQIMTRFEREDWNVTGASGLRVFDTDLGRIGILICYDSEFPLLGRVLAEAQIELILVPSCTDTIAGFHRVRIGAMARALESQCVVVQAPTVGSCDWMPAVDENRGRAAIYGPPDGFWPETGIIAEGEMDRPGWVTAQIDLSRVSQSRNDGAVLPYAHWPESTKSALVRD
- a CDS encoding metal ABC transporter permease — its product is MIDTLLMPFQFPFMQKAFLIAAMVAVPTALLSCFLVLKGWALMGDAVSHAVLPGIVLAYIMGFPLILGAFGAGMLTALATGYLSNNSRVKQDTVMGVVFSGMFGLGIVIYTSITTDVHLDHILFGNMLGVGTQDLWTAGLIALFVSVALLLKWKDLMLHAFDPAQAQASGLPVAILHYGLLTILSLTIVATLSATGLILAVGLLIAPGAIAFLLVRSFGRMLAVAVLVCLVAMLSGVYLSFFLDSAPAPTIILILTALFIVAFIRRTSQVRARRIEAVKS
- a CDS encoding GNAT family N-acetyltransferase; the encoded protein is MSIATRVLTGEALEAALDDVARLRIAVFRAWPYLYDGDLDYERNYLTAYQSPGAVVVAALDGTRIIGASTGAPMTDHANDFAAAFKGRPEPLADIFYCAESVLLPEYRGHGLGHAFFDAREAHARALGARYCAFCSVVRPADHPARPADYRPLDGFWRKRGYAPLPGVTASFSWKDVGDSDQTEKPLQFWMRQL